In the uncultured Fretibacterium sp. genome, one interval contains:
- a CDS encoding dihydroxyacetone kinase subunit DhaK, with protein MLVGFLRNYSSLLAPTNNPRVVKTRMAGEKGRVGIVTGGGSGHKPAFVGYLGRNMVDAVAVGEIFSSPPAQAFYDAFLAADGGVGVACLYGNYAGDNMNVKMARELAEEDGIKVMTVVANDDVASAPKGQEKKRRGVAGEVLMWKVGGAKAARGASLEEVVAAAQKAIDNTRSVGVGLTPCTIPAVGKPNFQIAPGKMELGIGHHGEPGIRVEDLGDADAVAEKMVDIVVPDLPFVANDEVVVLLSGLGATPVMELYVLFGKVAELLEKRGLRIYSSYVGNYFTSLEMMGATLTVMKLDDELKELMDMEAESMGLTQFGR; from the coding sequence ATGCTTGTTGGATTCCTGAGAAATTATTCTTCTCTGTTGGCTCCCACAAATAATCCCCGCGTCGTCAAAACCCGTATGGCCGGAGAAAAGGGGCGGGTGGGCATAGTGACCGGAGGAGGATCGGGTCACAAACCCGCTTTTGTAGGGTATTTGGGGCGTAACATGGTGGATGCGGTGGCAGTGGGTGAAATTTTCTCGTCGCCCCCGGCTCAGGCCTTTTATGACGCCTTCCTTGCGGCCGATGGCGGAGTGGGCGTTGCCTGTCTGTATGGCAACTATGCCGGGGATAACATGAATGTCAAAATGGCCCGGGAACTGGCGGAGGAGGACGGCATCAAAGTTATGACCGTCGTGGCGAACGATGACGTCGCCTCGGCCCCCAAGGGACAGGAGAAAAAACGCCGAGGTGTTGCAGGCGAGGTGTTGATGTGGAAGGTCGGCGGGGCCAAGGCGGCTCGTGGCGCCTCGCTCGAGGAGGTCGTTGCCGCAGCTCAGAAGGCCATCGACAATACCCGCAGTGTGGGGGTCGGGCTTACGCCCTGCACGATTCCTGCCGTCGGCAAGCCCAATTTCCAGATTGCACCGGGCAAGATGGAGCTGGGGATAGGACATCATGGGGAACCGGGTATACGCGTTGAAGACTTAGGAGACGCGGATGCAGTAGCTGAGAAGATGGTGGATATTGTTGTCCCCGATCTTCCTTTTGTGGCAAACGACGAGGTGGTTGTCCTGCTCTCCGGGCTGGGGGCGACGCCCGTTATGGAGCTCTATGTCCTTTTCGGCAAGGTCGCCGAACTCCTGGAGAAGCGGGGACTCCGGATTTATTCCTCCTACGTGGGCAATTATTTTACCTCCCTTGAGATGATGGGGGCCACCCTGACGGTCATGAAGCTGGACGATGAGCTCAAGGAGCTCATGGATATGGAAGCGGAGAGCATGGGGTTGACCCAGTTTGGAAGGTGA
- the dhaL gene encoding dihydroxyacetone kinase subunit DhaL: MSFFLNKDGAAIVRSLIGTIQKNKDYLSEIDGAIGDGDHGVNMEKGFSLCESRVDWPTATFFDAARALSRILMMEIGGSMGPIYGTFFGEMAKVAKGKESLSPEDFSEMLHGAISGIEGLGGAQLGDKTLLDTLIPAVNAFDAALAEKRDFKMALSAMSEAAQKGWEATKDMVAKVGRASRLGERSRGVHDAGATSCCLLLTTLAESITPLLKF, translated from the coding sequence ATGTCGTTTTTTCTGAATAAGGACGGAGCGGCCATCGTGAGGTCTCTGATCGGGACGATACAAAAAAATAAGGACTATCTCAGTGAGATCGATGGTGCGATCGGCGACGGCGATCACGGGGTCAACATGGAAAAGGGCTTTTCCCTCTGTGAATCTCGGGTCGATTGGCCGACGGCTACGTTCTTCGATGCAGCGAGGGCGTTGAGCCGGATCCTTATGATGGAGATAGGCGGATCCATGGGGCCAATCTATGGAACTTTTTTTGGAGAAATGGCTAAAGTGGCCAAGGGCAAGGAGAGTCTTTCGCCCGAGGATTTCAGTGAGATGCTCCACGGCGCCATTTCAGGGATAGAGGGATTGGGGGGAGCCCAATTGGGGGACAAGACCCTGTTGGATACGCTTATCCCTGCGGTTAATGCTTTTGACGCAGCTCTGGCGGAGAAGCGCGATTTTAAAATGGCCCTCTCCGCTATGTCCGAAGCGGCGCAAAAGGGGTGGGAGGCGACCAAGGATATGGTGGCAAAAGTTGGGCGGGCCAGCCGTTTGGGGGAGCGCTCCCGCGGCGTCCATGATGCGGGAGCGACATCGTGCTGCCTCTTGCTGACGACTTTGGCCGAATCGATAACGCCTTTGCTCAAGTTCTGA
- a CDS encoding RpiB/LacA/LacB family sugar-phosphate isomerase, whose product MSLLMGCDNAAVSFKEKILAFLRDRNVEVEDVGVHSELDEEPYPEVAARLARRIIESGYTKKGVLFCGTGIGMAITANKFPGIYATPVHDVYSAERACLSNDANVITMGARVVGVELAERLLTEWLSLEFIPGRSSSKLEAIKRIEKENFKTFQ is encoded by the coding sequence ATGAGTCTTCTCATGGGCTGCGATAATGCAGCGGTTTCCTTTAAGGAAAAAATCCTTGCCTTCTTGAGGGATAGAAATGTGGAAGTTGAGGACGTGGGGGTTCATTCCGAGTTGGATGAGGAGCCTTATCCCGAGGTTGCAGCCCGCCTGGCAAGGCGGATTATCGAAAGCGGTTATACGAAAAAAGGCGTTTTGTTCTGCGGTACGGGTATCGGTATGGCAATAACGGCCAATAAATTTCCTGGGATTTATGCGACCCCGGTACACGACGTTTATTCGGCTGAGCGGGCTTGCCTCAGCAACGATGCGAACGTGATCACCATGGGAGCGCGTGTCGTCGGCGTCGAGTTGGCGGAAAGGCTGCTGACGGAATGGTTGTCATTGGAGTTCATTCCGGGGCGTTCCTCCTCGAAACTCGAGGCGATCAAACGCATCGAGAAGGAGAACTTCAAGACATTTCAATAA
- a CDS encoding sugar ABC transporter permease, giving the protein MESRTEKLELKDGYLQRPFWERAKPYLIIAPALLLTIGILYPFGMAVYYSLTNLSFRRPTVRFTGFANWGEMFREPSFWHAVWVTVKYAFVTTVSEILLGLGIALLICKKDNFFSRALKVLLVFPLMVAPVIATIIWQLMTNTSVGILEKFLNLFGVYGFPWASSPSTALFTAALIDIWVYTPFVIVLVVAGINSLPKSPFESAQIDGGSPWFTFKNLTLPMLKPFLYIALIFRLMASMQEYGIIFALTKGGPGDTLMNLSLTAYNKGFAFLKFGEAMPYILFLWVIIYIISKKLVSNWLLVQKKASGR; this is encoded by the coding sequence TTGGAAAGCCGCACCGAAAAACTGGAACTTAAGGATGGTTACCTGCAGCGCCCCTTCTGGGAGAGGGCAAAACCCTATCTTATTATCGCGCCCGCCCTGCTTTTAACCATCGGAATTTTATATCCTTTTGGAATGGCAGTTTATTATTCGTTGACGAACCTCTCTTTCAGGCGCCCCACGGTGCGTTTCACGGGCTTTGCCAACTGGGGCGAGATGTTCAGGGAACCCTCATTCTGGCATGCCGTTTGGGTGACGGTCAAATATGCTTTCGTCACGACCGTTTCGGAAATCCTTCTGGGATTGGGTATCGCTCTTCTTATCTGTAAGAAGGACAACTTCTTTTCAAGAGCCCTAAAGGTCCTGTTGGTTTTTCCCCTGATGGTCGCCCCGGTTATCGCGACCATCATCTGGCAGCTCATGACCAATACCTCCGTGGGTATCCTTGAGAAATTCCTCAATCTGTTTGGGGTGTATGGCTTTCCCTGGGCATCCTCCCCATCTACGGCGCTCTTCACCGCGGCTCTCATCGATATATGGGTTTATACTCCCTTTGTCATTGTCCTTGTCGTAGCGGGGATTAATTCGTTGCCGAAGTCTCCCTTCGAGTCGGCGCAGATTGATGGCGGCTCTCCGTGGTTTACCTTTAAGAATTTGACCCTGCCGATGTTGAAGCCCTTCCTTTACATCGCCTTGATCTTTCGCCTGATGGCCTCCATGCAGGAGTACGGCATTATTTTTGCCCTGACTAAAGGCGGACCCGGAGACACATTGATGAACCTGTCGTTGACCGCGTACAACAAGGGGTTTGCGTTCCTGAAATTTGGGGAGGCCATGCCCTATATTCTGTTCCTTTGGGTTATCATCTATATCATCAGCAAGAAATTGGTTTCCAATTGGCTTCTGGTTCAGAAAAAGGCCTCGGGGCGATAG